ACAAGGGACTTAGATGTTTTTGAGGATAAAATGTTTTGTTAAGGGGGTATTAAAACCAAAGTGGAAGACTTGTTTTTTCAATTCTAAGATAGGCTAAAATGCTATTGTAATTCTAAGATAGAAATATAAGAGTGCAAAAATACTTAAACTAAACAAGCAAATTAGAGAAAAAATTCGGTATTGTTTATTTGGTTGAAAAGCTAAGGGTATGTTATTACCGGTTACTAGTTTGAAGTTAAACCATGCTAAGATGGGTGCCGAAAGGAAGCTGAGTCCAGCAGCAAAATCTACGAGAATAGTAAACGAGCCGCTCATAAAGTATAAGATCAATAAAGAAAAGACAGGAATGAGAAAAAGCGAATAATTATAGACCATTTTTCTTTTTATACTGGGTAAAATATGTTCTGATGGAAATAAAGAGTAGAGATGGGAGATAACTCTTGGGAAGGCGTCTGTAACTGCTAAAGTGGTAGATAACATAGCAGTAAATGCTGCAATTGAAATCAAAGGTTTACTCCACTCACCTAAGGTGTTGCCATAAAGCTCAACCAATTGAGCTGAAAAAGTTACACTATTACCTGAAAAGGAGGTGCCTGATCCATACATTATAAGCGCTCCTAGAAAAAAGAATAAAAACCCCATAACAGCAGCAATTATATACCCTGTATTAAAATCGAATAGTGCTTCACGTACATTTATTTCATATCCACTTTGTCGGGATTTTTCCCTTACCCATATTGAGTGCCACACAGATGCATCAATTGGTATAGGCATCCAACCAATCAATGCAACAATAAATGCCAATGCACCAATATTGAAATAAGAGGGGGTAGTCTCATTAATAACATTGGTTGCAGGACCGGACCCAAAAGCTAAAAGAACAGCAAACAGGGTTCCCAAAGAGAGAATGCTTATGATTAATTTCATACTGGTATCCAATGCTTTATATCGGCCGAACCACAGTAGAAACATACACAAAATTAGGATAATTGCACTCCATACAAAATTACTATATCCCATTTTGAATAATTGTTCAGCCAGACCTGCAGTTACGATTGTTACAGCAGCCTGTATTATAAACATGGTTCCAAAGGTGATGAAAACATAAATCCAATAAGGTGCTTTACCTAATTTTTTGTATCCGCTGATAAGGGTGGATTGGGTAGCTGCAGCGTATCTTGGACCAAACTCCAAAAAGGGGTACTTGGTAAGACAGGCGAATAAAATGACCCACCAAAGGCCGAAACCAAAGTCAGCACCAGCTCGCGTTGCCTGTACCAGGTGTGAGACTCCAATAGCAGCTCCAGCTAGCAATAATCCGGGACCTAAGGTTTTCTTTATAGAAAGTCTCATGTCTGATTTTTCATAAAATAATACACAAATCTAATGTTTTCAAACGAAAGTCCTCTATTGAATTGAATAAGTGAGTTTCCCTGCAGTTTTTATGATAATCTAAAGTTAGACATGTATGAGCTTTTTATTCATTAACTTTGTACTCAAAATAATTTATACTCATGAGTAAAAATAAAGTTGTTAAAGAATCTAAAATTGAAATTTCTGTAGGTCTTGACGAAGAACAGGTGCCATCAAGAATATTGTGGAAGGCTGAGGATAATCCGGATGCAAAAGAGGATTTAGAGGCAAAGGGGATGTTTTTATCGTTTTTTGATAAAGAGAGTCGAGATACTTTGCGAATTGAC
The genomic region above belongs to Chitinophagaceae bacterium and contains:
- a CDS encoding gliding motility protein GldC, translated to MSKNKVVKESKIEISVGLDEEQVPSRILWKAEDNPDAKEDLEAKGMFLSFFDKESRDTLRIDLWTTELQVMEMDRMVYHTLKGLTESYFKATGNEELASQMMQFAQYFGEKTEVLPPSDSNKNS
- a CDS encoding divalent metal cation transporter, with protein sequence MRLSIKKTLGPGLLLAGAAIGVSHLVQATRAGADFGFGLWWVILFACLTKYPFLEFGPRYAAATQSTLISGYKKLGKAPYWIYVFITFGTMFIIQAAVTIVTAGLAEQLFKMGYSNFVWSAIILILCMFLLWFGRYKALDTSMKLIISILSLGTLFAVLLAFGSGPATNVINETTPSYFNIGALAFIVALIGWMPIPIDASVWHSIWVREKSRQSGYEINVREALFDFNTGYIIAAVMGFLFFFLGALIMYGSGTSFSGNSVTFSAQLVELYGNTLGEWSKPLISIAAFTAMLSTTLAVTDAFPRVISHLYSLFPSEHILPSIKRKMVYNYSLFLIPVFSLLILYFMSGSFTILVDFAAGLSFLSAPILAWFNFKLVTGNNIPLAFQPNKQYRIFSLICLFSLSIFALLYFYLRITIAF